In the genome of Deltaproteobacteria bacterium, one region contains:
- a CDS encoding acylphosphatase, translated as MGNKVRAHAIITGRVQGVCFRMETCRALERLDVSGWVRNKRDGSVEAVFEGEQADVDAALGWCRQGPRLSRVDDVRITWQDYIGEFPGFDVTY; from the coding sequence ATGGGAAATAAAGTTCGTGCGCATGCCATTATCACCGGCAGGGTCCAGGGGGTTTGTTTTCGCATGGAAACCTGCCGGGCCCTGGAGCGCCTCGACGTATCGGGCTGGGTCAGAAACAAACGCGACGGGTCGGTGGAGGCCGTTTTCGAAGGAGAGCAGGCCGATGTCGATGCCGCTCTGGGCTGGTGCCGGCAGGGGCCGCGCCTATCCAGGGTGGACGACGTGCGTATCACCTGGCAGGACTACATCGGCGAGTTCCCGGGATTCGATGTCACCTATTGA
- the glyS gene encoding glycine--tRNA ligase subunit beta, with protein MDNLLVEIGAEEIPAGYIAPALEAITANLLKKLSAARIEHGGAHTFGTPRRLAVMVEQVAAKQPTISKDVQGPPEKVAFDADGNPTVPAVKFAEKVGVPVTSLKLKETEKGRYLSARVTERGLATKTLLQRMLPEVILATPFPKTMKWATLDIQFARPVHSVVALLGKQIVPFKLDNIKSGRHSYGHSFMHPGKVKIEHPDGYLDALRGVEVIADIGERRQMVLQEIERAASAVGGNILPDEELVDIVTNLVEFPVATAGKFDDDFLAIPREILITAMREHQKYFAVVDGGGKLMPYFIAVNNTRTRDLGLVATGHQRVLRARLSDAKFFYNSDVKASFGPWIEKLKGVLFQAKLGSMQEKVGRVKMLAAYLADQAGKDAGFRSRVTRAAELCKADLVSQVVVEFPKLQGVMGRVYAGVAGEPQDVASAIEEHYRPTFSGGKLPVTDTGAILAIADKIDSICGCFSVGLIPTGASDPYALRRQGIGIVNIMQDKAFGFSLQDLIAKSLELFKSKADFDFTEIVEKVHTFIQNRMAHILVENGFSKDVVAAVTSAGAENVPQVWRRVKALEDLKGAPDFEPLAAAFKRVVNIIRKTEGGVQTRVDEDLFSHASEKDLLTAFRDVENQVSALFASGDFEEALLKIASLKDAVDAFFDGVLVMAEDLKVRNNRLALLGGIAALFGQFADFSKLA; from the coding sequence ATGGACAATTTACTGGTTGAGATCGGTGCGGAGGAGATACCCGCGGGATATATCGCACCCGCTCTGGAGGCCATCACTGCAAATCTGCTTAAAAAACTGAGCGCCGCCCGCATCGAACACGGGGGAGCGCATACATTCGGGACGCCGAGGCGTCTGGCCGTTATGGTTGAACAGGTTGCGGCAAAGCAGCCTACCATTTCAAAAGACGTGCAGGGACCTCCCGAGAAGGTGGCTTTTGACGCGGATGGCAATCCGACCGTTCCCGCCGTGAAATTTGCAGAAAAGGTAGGCGTGCCCGTTACGTCACTTAAACTGAAAGAAACGGAAAAAGGGCGTTACCTCAGCGCTCGGGTGACGGAAAGGGGGCTGGCCACCAAGACCCTGTTGCAGCGGATGCTGCCCGAGGTCATCCTGGCGACGCCATTTCCCAAGACGATGAAATGGGCGACACTGGATATTCAGTTTGCGCGGCCCGTGCATTCCGTGGTCGCCCTGCTGGGCAAGCAGATCGTTCCCTTTAAATTGGACAACATCAAAAGCGGCCGGCACTCCTACGGGCACAGCTTCATGCACCCGGGAAAAGTCAAGATAGAACATCCGGACGGGTACCTGGACGCCCTGCGCGGCGTCGAAGTCATCGCGGATATCGGCGAACGCAGGCAGATGGTCCTGCAGGAAATTGAACGCGCCGCGTCGGCCGTGGGCGGCAACATACTGCCCGATGAAGAACTGGTCGATATCGTCACCAATCTGGTGGAATTTCCCGTTGCGACCGCAGGCAAATTTGACGACGATTTTCTGGCGATCCCAAGGGAAATTCTGATTACGGCCATGCGGGAGCACCAGAAGTATTTTGCGGTTGTCGACGGCGGGGGAAAGCTTATGCCCTATTTCATTGCCGTCAACAATACCCGCACCAGGGATCTTGGCCTGGTGGCCACCGGGCACCAGCGGGTTCTGAGGGCGCGCCTCTCGGACGCCAAGTTTTTCTACAACAGCGACGTCAAGGCCTCGTTCGGTCCCTGGATAGAAAAACTGAAAGGGGTCCTGTTTCAGGCAAAGCTCGGCAGCATGCAGGAGAAGGTCGGCCGGGTTAAAATGCTGGCCGCCTATCTGGCCGACCAAGCGGGAAAGGATGCCGGCTTCAGGTCGCGGGTGACCAGAGCGGCGGAACTGTGCAAAGCCGACCTGGTAAGCCAGGTGGTGGTGGAATTCCCGAAACTTCAGGGGGTAATGGGCCGGGTTTACGCCGGTGTGGCCGGCGAGCCCCAAGATGTGGCCAGCGCCATAGAGGAGCACTACCGACCGACGTTTTCGGGCGGGAAACTCCCGGTAACGGATACCGGCGCCATCCTGGCCATTGCGGACAAAATAGATTCCATCTGCGGATGTTTCTCCGTGGGCCTGATTCCTACCGGCGCTTCCGACCCCTACGCCCTCCGCAGGCAGGGAATCGGCATCGTCAACATCATGCAGGACAAAGCGTTTGGTTTTTCCCTGCAGGATCTCATCGCCAAAAGCCTCGAACTTTTTAAATCCAAAGCGGATTTCGACTTTACGGAAATCGTGGAAAAAGTACACACCTTCATCCAAAACCGCATGGCGCACATCCTGGTTGAAAATGGCTTTTCCAAAGATGTCGTTGCCGCCGTCACCAGTGCGGGGGCGGAAAACGTGCCGCAGGTGTGGCGAAGGGTCAAGGCCCTGGAAGACCTGAAGGGGGCCCCGGATTTCGAACCGTTGGCGGCGGCGTTCAAACGCGTGGTCAACATCATCAGGAAAACCGAGGGCGGGGTTCAGACCCGGGTCGACGAAGATCTGTTTTCCCATGCGTCTGAAAAGGATTTGCTGACGGCCTTCCGTGATGTGGAGAACCAGGTGTCGGCGCTTTTTGCCTCCGGCGACTTCGAGGAAGCGCTGTTGAAAATCGCTTCGCTGAAGGATGCCGTGGATGCTTTTTTCGACGGTGTGCTGGTCATGGCCGAGGACCTTAAGGTCCGCAACAACCGCCTCGCTCTATTGGGGGGCATTGCCGCCCTCTTCGGCCAGTTCGCCGACTTTTCGAAGCTGGCCTGA
- the glyQ gene encoding glycine--tRNA ligase subunit alpha, which produces MNFQDIILKLNQFWARKGCLITQPYDLEVGAGTFHHNTTLKALGPEPWNVAYVQPSRRPTDGRYGENPNRLQHYYQYQVLLKPSPYDVQRQYLQSMKVLGVDPLEHDIRFVEDDWESPTLGASGLGWEVWLDGMEITQFTYFQQAGSVELSPIPVELTYGLERIAMYLQGVDNVYDLMWNDTVTYGDVHHQQEVEQSTYNFEKADVDMLFDLFNKYEHEGQRMKAEGLVLPLYEYCLKCSHTFNLLDARGAISVTERTGYIARIRNLARAAAEGYLKQREAMGYPLLKKGA; this is translated from the coding sequence ATGAATTTTCAGGATATAATCTTAAAGCTGAATCAATTCTGGGCCAGGAAGGGGTGCCTCATCACGCAGCCCTATGACCTGGAGGTGGGTGCCGGGACCTTTCACCACAACACGACCCTGAAAGCGCTGGGACCGGAACCGTGGAACGTTGCTTATGTGCAGCCTTCCAGGCGCCCCACCGACGGTCGTTACGGAGAAAATCCCAACCGGCTCCAGCACTATTATCAGTACCAGGTGCTGCTGAAGCCGTCGCCCTATGATGTTCAGCGGCAGTATTTGCAAAGCATGAAAGTGCTGGGTGTCGACCCTCTGGAGCACGACATCCGTTTTGTGGAAGATGACTGGGAATCGCCGACACTGGGGGCTTCCGGCCTCGGATGGGAGGTTTGGCTGGACGGTATGGAGATTACGCAGTTCACCTATTTCCAGCAGGCCGGCAGTGTCGAACTGTCGCCCATTCCGGTAGAACTGACCTACGGTCTCGAAAGAATCGCCATGTATCTGCAGGGCGTGGACAATGTGTACGACCTCATGTGGAACGACACCGTGACCTACGGGGACGTGCATCACCAGCAGGAAGTGGAGCAGTCCACCTACAATTTTGAAAAAGCCGATGTGGACATGCTCTTCGACCTGTTTAACAAGTATGAACACGAAGGTCAGCGGATGAAGGCGGAGGGGCTGGTTCTGCCCCTGTACGAATACTGCCTGAAGTGTTCCCACACCTTCAACCTGCTGGATGCCCGGGGGGCTATCAGCGTCACAGAGAGGACCGGCTACATAGCCCGCATAAGGAATTTGGCGCGTGCGGCGGCGGAAGGTTACCTTAAACAGAGGGAGGCCATGGGCTATCCTCTGCTGAAGAAAGGGGCGTGA
- the ftsY gene encoding signal recognition particle-docking protein FtsY, with protein MALKWFKKKTRDDKGLTTAGDASDETEISDETLTEEAEADHRETPAAEAVNDTTRPAAADPSGERSGEKAAPPEDETEIKPDQNAGDEPEKKKSFFKRLKKGLSKTRDILTTDIDDLFTGKRKLDEDLLEELEELLITSDIGVATAMELIESISRKSGSIKDAAQLKSFLKKEILKTMGTIETSPETTDAKPHVVMVVGVNGVGKTTTIGKLAANQRAKGKKVLIAAADTFRAAATEQLSIWAERAGADIVKHRDNADPAAVAYDSLEAAQARDTDVVLIDTAGRLHTKVNLMEEIKKIKRTVSKKIPGAPHEILLVLDATTGQNAISQANLFNEALDITGLALTKLDGTAKGGIVVGICSTLNIPLKYIGVGEGIDDLQPFDRETFVEALFQ; from the coding sequence ATGGCATTGAAATGGTTCAAAAAGAAGACGCGTGACGATAAAGGGCTGACAACCGCGGGGGACGCGTCAGACGAAACAGAAATATCTGATGAAACGCTAACCGAAGAAGCTGAGGCCGACCACCGGGAAACACCGGCTGCGGAAGCCGTGAACGACACGACCCGGCCCGCAGCGGCGGATCCCTCCGGGGAACGTTCTGGAGAAAAGGCCGCACCCCCGGAAGATGAAACGGAAATAAAACCGGATCAAAATGCGGGCGATGAACCGGAGAAAAAGAAAAGCTTCTTCAAACGCCTCAAGAAAGGCCTGTCCAAAACCCGCGACATTTTAACCACCGACATCGACGACCTTTTCACCGGGAAAAGAAAGCTGGACGAGGATCTCCTAGAGGAGCTCGAAGAGCTGCTGATCACCTCGGATATCGGTGTGGCCACCGCCATGGAGCTCATCGAAAGCATTTCCAGAAAATCAGGCAGCATCAAGGATGCCGCCCAGCTCAAAAGCTTTCTGAAGAAAGAAATTCTGAAAACCATGGGCACCATCGAAACGTCTCCGGAAACCACGGACGCAAAACCCCACGTGGTCATGGTCGTGGGGGTCAACGGGGTCGGCAAAACCACCACCATAGGGAAACTGGCCGCCAATCAGCGCGCCAAAGGAAAAAAGGTGTTGATCGCCGCCGCCGACACGTTCAGGGCCGCCGCCACCGAGCAGCTCTCCATATGGGCCGAACGGGCGGGTGCCGACATCGTCAAACACAGGGACAATGCCGATCCCGCCGCCGTGGCTTACGACAGCCTCGAAGCCGCCCAGGCCAGAGACACCGACGTCGTACTGATCGACACCGCCGGAAGGCTGCACACCAAGGTGAATCTGATGGAAGAAATCAAGAAGATCAAACGCACCGTCTCAAAAAAAATTCCCGGCGCTCCTCATGAAATTCTGCTGGTTTTAGATGCCACCACGGGCCAGAACGCGATCTCCCAGGCAAACCTGTTCAACGAAGCCCTCGACATCACGGGTCTCGCCTTGACAAAATTGGACGGGACCGCCAAGGGCGGCATCGTCGTGGGCATCTGCAGCACCCTCAACATCCCGCTGAAGTATATCGGCGTCGGTGAAGGGATCGATGACCTGCAACCCTTCGACCGGGAAACATTTGTGGAAGCGCTGTTTCAATAG
- the smc gene encoding chromosome segregation protein SMC has translation MKLKKLEISGFKSFPEKAAIEFPTGISAVVGPNGCGKSNIVDALRWVMGEQSVKQLRGKAMEDVIFAGTRGKAPLNMAEVSLTLLNDNGSAPEELKDFAEINVTRRLYRSGESAYFINRRPCRLKDIHNVFMGSGMGAKTYAVIQQGNIGAITDAGPEDRRLFIEEAAGVTRYKNRKKEALRKVASTNQNLLRVNDIIVEIERQMAGLKRQARKAERFKKYKTGARELDIRLGLHYFDDYAAKIRETAALLESQRDKDIQHTSQLKKIDAAVEEIKMRRWQKNQEISNQKSRQFDIQRRLDRTESDLAHLKEEIERLGTEVIELESAKTDLKEKNQSILTEIDQVKYEAGAVKTEKEDVHRRLESEREVVQKNKERLEELNRLLDSHKSTLMDLVAQEARFKNIYQNATNNKESLRRRQKRTDQETATAEKKVSAQQAEVDLIGEDLEQLRGEITSVKEEIQAVEKKLAERSQAFAGQVKLAQGIELEQNRVNSQYAALKKMEESYAWYKDGVKAVMQAARTSADGKRPENAEWNQKLAGNVLGLMADILVPEPTYEAAVEAVLGEQLQYIIVKQQTTGADAIDYLQTTGKGRSGFIPLPDVKRLASENMQGPEPGKLLLNRVSVKKGFENVAQALLGHVAVTTDMAEALELFNRNGRLQTIVTKNGDVISHQGIIIGGTREKLSGILSKKQEIKRLYQRERELAQKLLAARERQSELEEAVKESEDKLQQRLERKYDLSEEEVEKEKSLYKATESLKHTRRHLDVLRLEQEQLLGEESDIDAEMSQYNQAIADIEKRVTEAQAAVAETKVQIETDSREAESFNQALVELKLKLTSLDARLDNSNHTLKRLEEFRQDGLVRIQQIDGEIAAKTRRLSDSKEKIVRHEQSVTELYEELNQLSRTLELNESNYLEIETELKKNDDLISGIQNEREETLQKIRLLEIEHSQQKMQQENIGSRLKERYHSDVGQLRFQFPPSADEEPLDIEAMEGELEKLRKRMARIGDVNLGAIDEYDQLKNRYDFLVEQRDDLMKAINDLHRVIKKINRITQERFTQTFDAVNEKLKEVFPRLFEGGAAKLTLTEPNNPLETGVEYMIQPPGKKLTRMSLLSGGEKAMSAIAFIFSIFLIKPTSFCLMDEIDAPLDEANVFRFNDLLKVIGEKSQIIMITHNKRSMEFADTLFGITMGEKGVSKVVSVNLAKQQAA, from the coding sequence ATGAAGCTTAAAAAGCTGGAAATATCAGGTTTTAAATCCTTCCCGGAAAAGGCCGCCATCGAGTTCCCGACCGGTATATCTGCCGTGGTGGGCCCCAACGGCTGCGGTAAAAGCAATATCGTCGACGCCCTGCGCTGGGTGATGGGTGAGCAGAGCGTCAAGCAGCTCCGGGGCAAAGCCATGGAAGACGTCATTTTTGCAGGCACACGGGGAAAGGCCCCGTTGAACATGGCGGAGGTGTCCTTGACGCTCCTCAACGACAACGGTTCGGCACCCGAAGAGCTGAAGGATTTTGCGGAAATCAATGTCACCCGGAGGCTCTACCGCTCAGGGGAAAGCGCCTATTTCATAAACCGGCGTCCATGCCGTCTGAAAGACATCCACAATGTGTTTATGGGAAGCGGTATGGGCGCCAAGACCTATGCCGTCATTCAGCAGGGAAACATCGGGGCCATCACCGATGCCGGCCCCGAGGATCGCCGCCTGTTCATAGAAGAAGCCGCCGGTGTAACGCGCTATAAAAATCGAAAAAAGGAAGCCTTGCGCAAGGTGGCCTCGACCAACCAGAATCTTTTGCGGGTCAACGATATCATCGTTGAAATCGAGCGCCAGATGGCCGGTCTCAAACGACAGGCACGCAAGGCGGAGCGTTTCAAGAAATATAAAACAGGCGCCAGGGAGTTGGACATCCGGCTGGGGTTGCACTATTTCGATGATTATGCGGCCAAGATCAGGGAAACCGCCGCTCTTTTGGAATCGCAAAGGGACAAAGACATTCAGCACACCTCGCAACTGAAAAAAATCGACGCGGCCGTCGAAGAGATCAAGATGCGACGCTGGCAGAAAAACCAGGAGATATCAAACCAAAAGTCAAGACAGTTCGACATCCAACGCAGACTGGACCGCACGGAATCAGACCTGGCCCACCTGAAGGAGGAAATCGAGAGACTGGGCACCGAGGTCATTGAGCTGGAGTCCGCCAAAACCGACCTGAAAGAGAAGAATCAGAGCATCCTGACCGAAATCGATCAGGTAAAATATGAAGCCGGTGCCGTCAAAACCGAAAAAGAGGACGTTCACCGCCGGTTGGAAAGCGAACGGGAGGTGGTTCAAAAAAACAAAGAGCGTCTGGAAGAGTTGAACCGCCTGCTCGACAGCCATAAATCGACCCTGATGGACCTTGTCGCCCAGGAGGCGCGCTTCAAGAATATTTACCAGAACGCCACCAACAACAAAGAGAGTCTGCGGCGCAGGCAGAAGCGCACCGACCAGGAAACGGCCACCGCCGAAAAAAAGGTTTCCGCCCAACAGGCGGAGGTCGATCTGATCGGAGAGGATCTCGAGCAGCTGAGGGGCGAAATCACATCCGTCAAGGAGGAAATCCAGGCGGTTGAGAAAAAGCTCGCCGAAAGAAGCCAGGCATTTGCCGGTCAGGTGAAGCTGGCGCAGGGCATTGAACTGGAGCAGAACAGGGTAAACTCACAGTATGCCGCCCTAAAAAAAATGGAAGAAAGCTATGCCTGGTACAAGGACGGCGTCAAGGCTGTCATGCAGGCGGCCCGAACCTCTGCAGATGGCAAGAGGCCTGAAAATGCGGAATGGAACCAAAAGCTCGCCGGCAATGTTCTGGGGCTGATGGCGGACATCCTCGTGCCGGAACCCACTTATGAAGCCGCCGTGGAAGCGGTTCTAGGCGAACAGCTTCAGTATATCATCGTCAAACAGCAGACCACGGGAGCGGATGCCATCGACTACCTGCAAACCACAGGGAAAGGACGCAGCGGATTCATCCCGCTGCCGGACGTCAAACGCCTGGCCTCCGAAAACATGCAGGGACCGGAACCCGGCAAACTGCTTTTGAATCGCGTATCGGTGAAAAAAGGATTCGAAAACGTCGCCCAGGCACTGCTCGGTCATGTGGCCGTTACCACGGATATGGCCGAGGCCCTCGAACTTTTTAACCGCAACGGGCGCCTGCAGACCATCGTCACCAAAAACGGCGACGTCATTTCCCACCAGGGTATTATCATCGGCGGCACCAGGGAAAAACTGTCCGGCATCCTTTCAAAGAAACAGGAGATCAAACGGCTTTACCAACGTGAAAGGGAACTGGCCCAAAAGCTTCTGGCAGCCCGGGAGCGGCAATCCGAGCTGGAGGAAGCGGTAAAGGAATCCGAGGACAAACTGCAGCAGCGCCTGGAAAGAAAGTATGACCTGTCCGAGGAAGAGGTCGAAAAGGAAAAGAGCCTGTACAAGGCCACGGAAAGCCTCAAGCATACCCGGCGTCATCTGGACGTTCTCAGGCTCGAACAGGAACAACTGCTGGGCGAGGAAAGCGATATCGATGCAGAAATGTCGCAATACAACCAGGCAATTGCCGATATCGAAAAACGCGTCACGGAAGCCCAGGCCGCGGTAGCGGAAACAAAAGTGCAAATAGAGACGGACTCCCGCGAAGCGGAATCCTTCAACCAGGCCCTGGTTGAATTGAAGCTGAAACTGACGTCTCTGGATGCCCGGCTGGACAACAGCAACCACACCCTCAAACGCCTCGAAGAATTCAGGCAGGACGGTCTGGTCAGGATCCAACAGATTGACGGGGAAATTGCCGCCAAAACCCGTCGTTTGTCGGACTCGAAAGAAAAGATCGTGCGTCATGAACAAAGCGTTACCGAACTGTACGAAGAACTCAATCAGCTAAGCCGCACACTTGAACTCAACGAGTCGAATTACCTCGAAATCGAAACGGAGCTGAAGAAAAACGATGACCTTATCTCCGGCATCCAGAACGAAAGGGAGGAAACGCTCCAAAAAATTCGACTGCTCGAGATCGAACATTCCCAGCAGAAAATGCAGCAGGAAAACATCGGCAGCCGCCTGAAGGAGCGCTACCATTCCGACGTCGGGCAGCTGCGGTTTCAGTTTCCCCCATCAGCGGACGAGGAGCCGCTCGACATAGAAGCCATGGAAGGTGAGTTGGAAAAACTCCGCAAAAGAATGGCCAGAATCGGCGACGTCAACCTGGGGGCTATCGATGAGTATGACCAGCTAAAAAATCGCTACGACTTTCTGGTTGAACAGAGGGACGACTTGATGAAGGCCATCAATGACCTGCATCGGGTGATTAAAAAAATCAACAGGATCACCCAGGAACGCTTTACCCAAACCTTCGATGCCGTCAATGAAAAGCTGAAAGAAGTGTTTCCCCGCCTGTTCGAGGGGGGGGCGGCCAAACTGACCCTGACCGAGCCGAACAATCCGCTGGAAACCGGGGTGGAATACATGATTCAACCCCCCGGAAAAAAGCTGACCCGCATGAGTCTTCTGTCGGGAGGGGAAAAGGCCATGTCGGCCATTGCTTTCATTTTTTCCATTTTCCTGATCAAACCCACATCCTTCTGCCTGATGGACGAAATCGATGCGCCCCTCGATGAAGCCAATGTTTTTCGCTTCAACGATCTGCTGAAGGTCATCGGGGAGAAATCCCAGATAATCATGATCACCCACAACAAGCGCAGCATGGAATTTGCCGACACCCTGTTCGGAATCACCATGGGGGAAAAGGGCGTTTCGAAAGTCGTTTCGGTGAATCTCGCCAAACAGCAAGCCGCATAA
- a CDS encoding DNA ligase, with amino-acid sequence MQDRSIEKLAERLEACNAAYRSGNPLVSDREYDELVERLRELAPRHPFLTKVEPERFDGKIEIRHPVPMLSTEKAYSRDDVERFVNRVQKAAVQIGLEEITFRVTPKLDGLAGRDDGRAFVSRGNGETGYEISSAFDKGVVPLGGRGNGLGEIVVRQSYFTERLSGVFEHPRNMVVGIVSSDTVNEIARQALDDGVVHFVPYDELPRWEGSGEELLDGLEAIVEDLASKTDYPMDGVVAEAVDEELKTSMGATAHHHRWQIAIKSKGATAETDVEGLTWQVGRTGNVTPVMEVKPVLLSGATIRRVTAHHAGMVVREGLGRGAVVEIIRSGEVIPKLEKVIKPADAVSLPENCPVCATPLTWQNDFLRCTNPRCRAQVEQSISHWFKTLGNADWFGIKTIQKIVAAGFDSLEKIYALTEADFVAMGFGPVQSKNLAESLNISRRKPVEAWRFLAAFGIANLGKGDSRKLLSHISLKDLLQAEQEEIESINGFGGVTSLSVHQGIERLKNTIEHMLSLGFNLVAPDPLQDQAAADSAIAGKGIVFTGKMKQGSREEMQARARNLRARVQTSVSGKTDLLVCGEKVGAAKIKKAESLGVTILSEEAYLALIKP; translated from the coding sequence ATGCAAGATCGAAGCATCGAAAAACTGGCCGAGAGGCTCGAAGCCTGCAACGCCGCCTACCGAAGCGGAAACCCGCTCGTCAGCGACCGGGAATATGACGAACTGGTGGAGCGCCTGCGGGAGCTCGCCCCTCGGCATCCCTTTCTGACAAAGGTCGAACCGGAGAGGTTTGACGGGAAAATAGAGATCCGGCACCCCGTCCCCATGCTTTCTACGGAAAAGGCCTACAGCCGCGATGATGTCGAGCGTTTTGTCAACCGGGTGCAAAAAGCCGCCGTGCAGATCGGACTCGAAGAGATCACCTTCCGAGTGACTCCCAAGCTGGACGGCCTGGCCGGGAGGGACGACGGCAGGGCTTTCGTCTCCCGGGGCAACGGGGAGACCGGTTACGAAATAAGCAGCGCCTTCGACAAGGGCGTGGTTCCGTTGGGAGGCAGGGGAAACGGGCTCGGGGAGATCGTGGTCCGGCAGTCCTATTTTACGGAAAGACTGTCCGGCGTTTTCGAGCACCCGCGCAACATGGTGGTGGGCATCGTGTCGTCCGACACGGTCAACGAGATAGCCCGGCAGGCACTGGACGACGGCGTTGTCCATTTCGTTCCGTACGACGAACTGCCCCGCTGGGAAGGCAGCGGAGAGGAACTGCTCGATGGCCTGGAGGCCATTGTCGAAGATCTCGCATCGAAAACCGACTACCCCATGGACGGGGTCGTGGCGGAAGCCGTCGACGAGGAATTGAAAACCAGCATGGGGGCTACCGCCCACCACCACCGTTGGCAGATCGCCATTAAATCCAAGGGAGCCACGGCGGAGACCGATGTGGAGGGCCTCACCTGGCAGGTTGGGCGCACCGGCAACGTCACCCCGGTCATGGAGGTTAAACCCGTTCTGCTTTCCGGTGCCACAATCAGAAGGGTGACCGCCCACCATGCGGGCATGGTGGTGAGAGAGGGGCTCGGCAGGGGGGCGGTCGTCGAAATTATCCGCAGCGGTGAAGTGATCCCAAAGCTGGAAAAGGTCATAAAACCCGCCGATGCGGTCAGCCTGCCGGAAAACTGCCCTGTTTGTGCAACCCCGCTGACGTGGCAGAATGATTTCCTGCGCTGCACCAACCCCCGGTGCCGGGCTCAAGTCGAGCAGTCCATCAGCCACTGGTTCAAAACCCTGGGCAATGCCGACTGGTTCGGTATTAAAACCATTCAGAAAATAGTGGCCGCCGGATTCGATTCCCTGGAAAAAATCTATGCCCTTACGGAAGCGGATTTCGTGGCAATGGGCTTCGGCCCTGTGCAGTCCAAAAACCTGGCCGAGTCACTGAATATCAGCCGGAGAAAACCGGTGGAAGCATGGCGCTTCCTGGCAGCCTTTGGCATTGCCAACCTGGGAAAAGGCGACAGTCGCAAGCTGTTGTCACACATATCGCTTAAAGACCTCCTGCAGGCCGAACAAGAGGAGATAGAATCCATCAACGGGTTTGGCGGGGTCACCAGCCTGTCGGTACATCAGGGGATTGAAAGGCTGAAAAACACGATCGAGCACATGCTGTCGCTCGGCTTCAATCTCGTTGCGCCCGATCCGCTTCAGGATCAGGCGGCAGCCGACAGTGCGATTGCAGGCAAGGGCATTGTGTTCACCGGAAAAATGAAACAGGGCAGCAGGGAAGAGATGCAGGCACGGGCCAGGAACCTGAGGGCCCGGGTGCAAACGAGTGTGAGCGGAAAAACGGACCTGCTGGTGTGCGGCGAGAAAGTAGGCGCAGCCAAAATCAAAAAAGCCGAATCCCTGGGAGTGACGATTTTGTCCGAGGAAGCGTATCTGGCGCTTATCAAGCCGTGA
- a CDS encoding nucleoside phosphorylase encodes MDNDEPIVKPVRGKNSPQLGPVAVMAAPKPDLQPLAASLGMENTKPAPLFTGNLFAGDGPAAGYSLAGPFLGSPHAAMLMEVLASRGAEKVIFQGWCGSLNAGVRIGDIVVPTGGIVDEGTSPHYGVGAGEISRPSEALRNALCGVLHDEALPFHEGVVWTTDGAFRETPAKVACYQRKKALAVEMEMSCIFSVAASLGIDAGGLLVVSDELFAMQWKPGFKSEAFKRGRMSAAGVVGKLCKLL; translated from the coding sequence ATGGACAACGACGAGCCCATCGTAAAGCCTGTCAGAGGCAAAAACTCACCGCAACTGGGGCCGGTGGCCGTCATGGCGGCCCCCAAACCGGATCTCCAGCCCCTGGCGGCATCCCTGGGAATGGAGAATACGAAACCCGCACCACTGTTTACCGGAAATCTGTTTGCCGGGGATGGACCGGCGGCCGGTTATTCTCTGGCGGGCCCCTTTCTGGGGTCACCGCACGCTGCTATGCTGATGGAGGTGCTGGCGAGCCGGGGGGCTGAAAAGGTGATCTTTCAGGGTTGGTGCGGGTCCCTCAATGCCGGCGTGCGCATCGGCGATATCGTCGTTCCGACCGGGGGGATCGTGGACGAGGGTACCTCGCCCCACTATGGGGTGGGTGCGGGAGAAATTTCCCGACCGTCCGAAGCACTCCGCAACGCCTTGTGCGGTGTACTTCACGATGAAGCGTTGCCATTCCACGAGGGCGTGGTCTGGACAACGGACGGTGCCTTCAGGGAGACACCGGCAAAGGTGGCCTGCTATCAACGGAAAAAGGCGCTGGCGGTGGAAATGGAGATGTCCTGCATTTTCAGCGTGGCCGCATCTCTGGGAATCGATGCCGGGGGGCTGCTGGTTGTGTCGGATGAACTGTTCGCCATGCAGTGGAAGCCGGGATTCAAGAGTGAGGCATTCAAGCGGGGGCGTATGAGCGCCGCCGGTGTTGTCGGGAAACTTTGCAAGCTGCTATAG